Proteins found in one Bartonella krasnovii genomic segment:
- a CDS encoding mechanosensitive ion channel domain-containing protein: MCSFFRKKLRVLFFIFGFIIAFSCCAWGSIESQNAIIGQGNTSYSIDEIIQQQQQFIKILEQDTETLQKEFENKLEDERALVELRLRAQDISKRALEAAFVLRAPLNDINALLDQLEELHDDLKKTVDERSQLMEKKAEINSIVLRFEAIFLATNRIVELAISQSRVLFKRTLTHRLEFSMPIVKHLAQKTKEAASDFLLLLSSWWNFVFYFKSLHLFLCFFIPLFIALGLSYFSRKILAHVRCHLMKSDEEISYLQRLLVAFISVLLPSLICFVCVYLILFLLDSFGLDPGKLTTVFETIGYQIVFVFLINRLAVVLLASNKTRAHLFNIIPSAAYQLVILVTFLGGVLAFDAVFDSIYQIISASLSLTIAKSFIAVFLVAILLLIISFIPLRFRRGIAQGKEEPRFWPFYIRIPLIVLGILLIVMNCLGYIGLARFIVQQIIIGGAFLVLMYLGVQSAQALGTKGQFIKTSLGHTLMHRLHLDEKTMNQLGGILSIFLNLVVVVFCAMPIAVQFGFSYSDLNAVLWQLMTGFQIGNVFISLTSLVTGTVAFFICWFLIRQIIAWLDGTVLEHGEFDSGVRNSIKTVIGYSGIVVSALIGISMAGFDLKNFALIAGGLSLGIGFGLQNIVQNFVSGLIILIGRPFKIGDYVESGSVGGIVKRISVRATELETLQRKTIIIPNSSLINNNVSNWTRQSKMGRIDIPVAVSANITPERVVEILLEIASATEGVLKNPAPQVSFTAFDSKKFSFNLAIYVPNITSPTKVTNALRFVLYKRFVEEGILEC, from the coding sequence ATGTGTTCATTTTTTAGAAAAAAATTACGCGTCCTTTTCTTTATTTTTGGATTCATTATTGCATTCAGTTGTTGTGCATGGGGGAGCATTGAATCGCAAAATGCGATCATTGGACAAGGAAATACTTCTTATTCCATTGATGAAATTATTCAACAACAACAGCAGTTTATAAAGATTCTTGAACAAGACACAGAAACTTTACAAAAAGAATTTGAAAATAAATTAGAGGATGAACGGGCTTTGGTGGAGCTGCGGTTACGTGCACAAGATATCAGTAAACGTGCCCTAGAAGCAGCCTTTGTTTTGCGTGCTCCTCTTAATGATATTAATGCACTTCTTGATCAATTAGAGGAGCTCCATGATGATTTGAAAAAAACAGTGGATGAGCGTTCTCAATTGATGGAAAAAAAAGCTGAAATTAATAGTATAGTTCTTCGATTTGAAGCAATCTTTTTGGCTACAAATAGAATAGTTGAGCTTGCTATTTCTCAATCTCGAGTACTTTTTAAACGCACACTTACACATAGGCTTGAGTTTTCAATGCCTATAGTCAAACATCTTGCCCAAAAAACCAAAGAGGCTGCATCTGATTTTTTGTTGTTGTTGAGTTCTTGGTGGAATTTTGTATTTTATTTCAAATCATTACATCTGTTTCTTTGTTTTTTTATTCCACTTTTTATTGCTTTAGGGCTTTCTTATTTTTCTCGCAAAATTCTGGCGCATGTGCGTTGTCATTTGATGAAAAGTGATGAGGAAATATCGTATTTACAACGCTTATTGGTCGCTTTTATTTCAGTTCTTCTTCCTTCACTTATATGTTTTGTTTGTGTCTATCTTATATTATTTTTGCTCGATAGTTTTGGTTTGGATCCAGGAAAACTCACAACGGTATTTGAGACGATAGGGTACCAAATCGTATTCGTTTTTTTAATCAATCGTTTAGCAGTTGTTCTTTTAGCATCGAATAAGACTCGCGCGCATCTTTTCAATATTATACCGTCTGCAGCATATCAATTGGTGATTTTAGTTACTTTTTTAGGTGGAGTTTTGGCATTTGATGCTGTTTTCGATAGTATTTATCAAATTATTTCCGCCTCTCTTTCTTTGACGATTGCGAAAAGTTTTATTGCTGTTTTTCTTGTTGCGATATTGCTGCTTATTATCTCATTCATACCTTTACGCTTTAGACGTGGGATTGCTCAAGGAAAAGAAGAGCCACGTTTTTGGCCATTTTATATACGTATTCCTCTTATTGTATTGGGAATATTGCTGATTGTTATGAATTGTTTGGGTTATATTGGCCTAGCACGTTTTATTGTGCAGCAGATCATAATTGGTGGAGCGTTTTTAGTTCTCATGTATTTGGGGGTACAAAGTGCTCAAGCACTTGGAACTAAAGGACAGTTTATAAAAACAAGCCTTGGTCATACTCTGATGCATCGGCTGCATTTAGATGAGAAAACAATGAATCAATTGGGGGGAATTTTGAGTATTTTTCTCAATTTGGTTGTGGTTGTATTTTGTGCAATGCCAATTGCCGTACAATTCGGATTTTCATATTCTGATTTAAATGCGGTGTTGTGGCAGTTAATGACGGGCTTTCAAATTGGAAATGTATTCATTTCTTTAACTTCTCTTGTAACTGGAACTGTTGCTTTCTTTATTTGTTGGTTTCTCATCCGGCAAATTATTGCTTGGTTAGATGGAACTGTATTAGAGCATGGGGAATTTGATTCTGGGGTTCGTAATTCTATCAAAACAGTTATCGGTTATAGTGGTATTGTCGTGTCGGCTTTGATAGGAATATCAATGGCCGGTTTTGATCTTAAAAATTTTGCACTTATTGCTGGTGGGTTGTCGCTTGGTATTGGGTTCGGATTGCAAAATATTGTGCAAAATTTTGTATCTGGACTTATTATTCTGATCGGAAGACCATTTAAAATCGGAGATTATGTGGAATCTGGATCTGTGGGTGGTATTGTTAAACGTATCAGTGTGCGCGCGACGGAACTTGAAACATTGCAGCGTAAGACGATTATTATTCCTAATTCAAGCCTGATTAATAATAATGTTAGTAATTGGACTCGGCAGAGTAAAATGGGGCGAATTGATATTCCCGTTGCTGTTTCTGCCAATATTACTCCAGAGCGTGTTGTTGAAATTTTGCTAGAGATTGCTTCTGCAACAGAAGGAGTTTTAAAAAACCCAGCCCCACAGGTGAGTTTTACTGCATTTGATAGTAAAAAATTTTCATTTAACCTAGCTATTTATGTTCCTAATATTACCTCACCGACTAAAGTCACAAATGCTCTTCGCTTTGTATTATATAAGCGTTTTGTTGAGGAGGGAATCCTAGAATGCTAA
- the secD gene encoding protein translocase subunit SecD, with translation MRTPSWLTTFYCLILLSSIYVALPNLFSQEQVKNSKFLPDTRVALGLDLQGGSSLLLEVDRKTLKRDQLHTVLSNVRNVLREKQIRTSSVRIVEDSVVALIADASQTEKALSALKTLITPIYSSFGTTEHNITISAQNEILRVTLTEAGIKDRVNNAIEQSLEIIRRRIDQVGVSEPAIQKVGNDRIMVQLPGLQDPKQLRDLLGTTAKMSFHLVPSNVDPNNPPIGVSILPGYTDETQHYAIYDQIALDGNVLKDARAGFDPQIPGRSIISFTLDSAGAKIFADITRQNINRPFAIVLDNKVLTAPTINSVIPNGQGQITGNFDPKEASTLAALLRAGSLPAPLTVIEERTVGPNLGADAIQMGLYTGIIGFMLVTIFIFLLYRIWGLIANIALALHTILTFAALSLLGATLTLPGIAGIILGIGIAVDANILINERIREESRKGVSAFAALDRGFKQAFATIVDANVTAIIATVLLFWFGTGPVRGFAVTMLLGIIISMFTNITIVRIMMIWIVRKLKIKKLHIHSAFNILPQNTTFHFMKARFIGIGVSIILSIASVFLFFKPGLNFGIDFIGGSQMSITTKGPADLAALRSKLSTLNIGEITLQNIDNENTVLIRMQKQNGSEAQQTIAIDKVKTAVQNIYPDTTFDQIEVVGPKISGELATAAFTAVILAAIAMTLYIWLRFEWFFAVGAIITLILDTTKMIGFFALFQFDFNLTAIAALLTIVGYSINDKVVVYDRMRENIRLYKKMPLRELIDLSINQVLVRCFFTSATTILAMLPMAIWGGSAVHNFALPMVFGVIIATSSSIFIAAPILLLLGNWWRERNNRVNTKEK, from the coding sequence ATGCGTACACCTAGTTGGTTAACTACTTTTTATTGTTTGATTCTTTTAAGCAGCATTTATGTTGCCTTGCCCAATTTATTTTCGCAAGAACAGGTTAAAAATTCAAAATTCTTACCCGACACCCGTGTAGCCCTTGGTCTTGATCTTCAAGGAGGCTCTTCTCTCCTGCTCGAGGTTGATAGAAAAACATTAAAACGTGATCAATTACACACCGTTTTAAGCAATGTGCGCAATGTGTTGCGTGAAAAACAAATCCGTACCTCAAGTGTTCGTATCGTCGAAGATAGCGTTGTTGCCCTTATTGCTGATGCATCACAAACTGAAAAAGCTCTCTCAGCCTTAAAAACATTAATAACCCCCATATACAGTAGTTTTGGGACGACAGAACATAACATCACCATTAGTGCGCAAAATGAAATACTCCGTGTCACGTTAACAGAAGCGGGTATAAAAGATCGTGTAAACAACGCCATTGAACAAAGCTTAGAAATCATCCGTCGCCGTATCGATCAAGTTGGTGTTTCAGAACCAGCGATCCAAAAGGTTGGAAATGATCGTATTATGGTCCAATTACCTGGCTTACAAGACCCAAAACAACTGCGAGATCTTTTAGGCACGACCGCTAAGATGAGTTTTCATCTTGTTCCCTCTAATGTGGACCCCAATAATCCCCCTATAGGTGTTTCCATTCTTCCTGGATACACTGATGAAACACAACATTATGCAATTTATGATCAAATTGCCTTAGATGGAAATGTTCTTAAAGATGCCCGCGCTGGTTTCGACCCGCAAATACCAGGACGTTCTATTATTTCATTTACGCTAGATTCTGCTGGTGCAAAAATATTTGCCGACATAACACGACAAAACATTAACCGTCCTTTTGCCATCGTTCTTGATAACAAAGTTTTGACCGCTCCTACCATCAATAGTGTCATCCCTAACGGACAAGGGCAAATTACAGGAAACTTTGATCCCAAAGAAGCCTCAACTCTGGCTGCTCTGCTCCGCGCTGGTTCCCTGCCTGCACCCCTCACCGTAATTGAAGAGAGAACTGTAGGCCCAAATCTTGGTGCTGACGCCATACAAATGGGGCTTTACACCGGCATAATTGGTTTTATGCTTGTTACAATTTTTATTTTTCTCCTCTACCGAATTTGGGGGCTCATTGCCAATATCGCCCTAGCACTCCACACGATTTTAACATTTGCAGCCCTCAGTCTCCTCGGTGCGACGCTGACCCTGCCTGGTATTGCTGGTATTATCTTAGGTATCGGTATTGCCGTTGATGCGAATATTCTCATCAATGAACGTATCCGTGAAGAAAGTCGAAAAGGTGTGAGTGCTTTTGCAGCCCTAGATCGTGGTTTTAAACAGGCTTTTGCAACCATTGTTGATGCAAATGTTACGGCAATTATAGCGACTGTTTTACTCTTTTGGTTTGGTACCGGTCCCGTTCGTGGTTTTGCCGTAACCATGTTGCTTGGTATTATCATCTCCATGTTTACAAATATAACCATTGTACGCATCATGATGATTTGGATTGTTCGTAAATTGAAAATTAAAAAATTGCATATTCACTCTGCTTTCAACATTCTACCCCAAAATACAACTTTCCATTTTATGAAAGCGAGATTTATTGGAATTGGCGTCTCAATTATTTTATCAATAGCTTCAGTTTTTTTGTTTTTTAAGCCTGGCTTGAATTTCGGAATTGATTTTATTGGCGGTAGCCAAATGAGTATTACCACGAAAGGACCAGCAGACCTAGCCGCCTTGCGTTCCAAGCTTTCTACCCTTAATATTGGTGAAATTACTCTGCAAAATATCGATAACGAAAACACTGTACTCATTCGCATGCAGAAACAAAATGGGAGCGAGGCCCAACAAACCATCGCTATTGATAAGGTTAAAACAGCTGTACAAAATATCTATCCTGATACCACATTTGATCAAATAGAAGTTGTTGGCCCTAAAATTTCAGGTGAACTTGCTACAGCTGCTTTTACTGCTGTTATTCTCGCAGCGATTGCCATGACTCTTTATATATGGTTACGCTTTGAATGGTTCTTTGCAGTTGGTGCAATTATAACGCTCATTTTAGATACTACCAAAATGATTGGTTTTTTTGCTTTATTCCAGTTTGATTTTAATTTAACAGCCATCGCTGCTCTGCTAACGATTGTTGGTTATTCCATAAATGATAAGGTTGTTGTTTATGATCGCATGCGCGAAAATATACGCCTTTATAAAAAAATGCCGTTACGCGAACTGATTGATCTGTCAATTAATCAAGTTCTTGTCCGTTGCTTTTTTACATCAGCCACAACAATTCTTGCTATGCTTCCTATGGCGATATGGGGTGGAAGTGCCGTTCATAATTTTGCATTGCCCATGGTTTTTGGGGTTATTATTGCAACATCATCTTCTATCTTTATTGCTGCTCCTATTTTACTTCTGCTAGGAAATTGGTGGCGTGAACGAAATAATCGTGTAAACACTAAGGAGAAATGA
- the ilvA gene encoding threonine ammonia-lyase IlvA gives MISIMSKFIQDVTKAMAGLHRVFAETPLQRNDFLSQKYDAEIYLKREDLTPVRSYKIRGAFNFVSEMLSSISSDSAFVCASAGNHAQGVSFVCRYFKRKGVIFMPMTTPQQKIEKTRIFGEEFIDIRLVGETFDQCYEAAQSFVVENGGVMAPPFDDIRIITGQATVLCEAALQWKKLNGESEPDLMIVPVGGGGLASGVSKFLQEYGWNTKLRFVEPQRAASLLACLESGKRVKLDNIDTFVDGAAVAEIGALNYTILKQFSPDCVITAPENRVCSTMVEMLNVEGVVLEPAGALSIDALNSISPQELKGKKILLVISGGNFDFERLPEIKERSLRFQGLRKYFIFSFPQHPGALRHFLSTLSPDDDIVRFEYLKKSARNFGSVLVAIETKKYNNFRLLEEKFQALGWRYRDITDDQTLFDFVI, from the coding sequence ATGATCAGTATTATGAGTAAATTTATTCAAGACGTCACAAAAGCTATGGCGGGATTGCATCGCGTGTTTGCTGAAACTCCCCTTCAAAGAAATGATTTTCTAAGCCAAAAATATGATGCAGAAATTTATTTGAAGCGTGAAGATTTAACACCAGTGCGGTCTTATAAGATTCGTGGTGCTTTCAATTTTGTTTCAGAAATGCTGAGCAGTATATCTTCAGATTCGGCATTTGTGTGTGCTTCAGCAGGGAATCACGCACAAGGGGTTTCTTTTGTTTGTCGTTATTTTAAACGTAAAGGTGTGATTTTTATGCCTATGACAACGCCACAACAAAAAATTGAGAAGACACGTATTTTTGGTGAAGAGTTTATTGATATTCGTTTGGTTGGTGAAACATTTGATCAATGTTATGAAGCTGCGCAATCTTTTGTGGTGGAGAACGGTGGTGTGATGGCTCCTCCGTTTGATGATATTCGCATTATTACGGGGCAAGCGACAGTACTCTGCGAAGCTGCTTTGCAATGGAAAAAACTCAATGGAGAAAGTGAACCAGATTTAATGATTGTGCCGGTAGGTGGAGGTGGTTTGGCAAGTGGGGTGAGCAAGTTTTTACAGGAATATGGTTGGAACACAAAGCTTCGTTTTGTTGAGCCCCAAAGAGCTGCAAGCTTGCTTGCTTGCTTGGAGAGTGGAAAACGGGTTAAACTTGACAATATTGATACTTTTGTAGATGGGGCTGCGGTGGCTGAAATTGGTGCGCTAAACTATACCATTTTAAAGCAATTTTCCCCTGATTGTGTCATTACAGCTCCTGAAAATCGTGTTTGTTCTACTATGGTTGAAATGCTTAATGTAGAAGGTGTTGTTCTTGAACCGGCTGGTGCATTATCGATTGATGCGCTTAACAGTATTTCACCTCAAGAGTTAAAGGGTAAAAAAATTCTACTCGTTATTTCAGGAGGTAATTTTGATTTTGAGCGTTTGCCAGAGATTAAAGAACGTTCTTTACGTTTCCAAGGCTTGAGAAAATATTTTATTTTTAGTTTTCCGCAGCATCCTGGTGCATTGCGTCATTTTCTGTCCACATTATCACCCGATGATGATATTGTGCGTTTTGAATATCTTAAAAAGTCAGCGAGAAACTTTGGTTCTGTATTGGTTGCAATTGAAACAAAAAAATACAATAATTTTCGTCTCTTAGAGGAAAAATTTCAAGCGTTAGGTTGGCGCTATCGTGATATTACAGATGATCAAACATTATTTGATTTTGTTATTTAA
- a CDS encoding DEAD/DEAH box helicase: protein MSIKKEDVFKKLGLPILLIKNLRISGMSKPKPIQEQAIPMMLKGHDILGIAQTGSGKTLAFALPILSRILTLGDKRSPKTARALILVPTRELAIQIDEAIRTVAKGTHISTCLIFGGVSRLKQIKRMEAGVDVLIATPGRLRDLVREKCIDLSHSRFLVLDEADRMLDMGFIHDVKQIAKLLHQERQTALFSATMPKEIITFAKSLLNDPVKIEVVPQGTTAVEITQKLYCVPTCEKKNVLSKILTNPAFNSVIVFTRTKHGADTVTRHLAKIGYLVATIHGNKSQGARQSALKAFREGEVRILVATDIAARGIDVPGISHVINYDLPDEAENYVHRIGRTGRNGASGEALTLFDEKIERTRLRAVERLIRMKLVPESVPEQFAEFPEKPIVPKSEEKENNKERRLKKSKRQKQYLGRKDDSAQLQCKNFSSPNERHKKAKAAAKLARAFRFRKSVKKAA from the coding sequence TTGTCTATAAAAAAAGAAGATGTTTTTAAAAAGTTAGGTTTACCTATTCTTTTGATTAAAAATTTACGCATTTCTGGGATGAGTAAACCTAAGCCTATACAGGAACAAGCTATTCCAATGATGTTGAAAGGACACGATATTTTAGGGATTGCACAGACAGGTTCTGGAAAAACTTTGGCATTTGCCTTACCTATCTTAAGTCGAATTTTAACTTTGGGTGATAAACGCTCTCCTAAAACTGCACGTGCTTTGATTTTAGTGCCAACGCGTGAACTTGCTATTCAGATTGATGAAGCAATTCGTACTGTGGCGAAAGGGACACATATTTCGACGTGTCTTATTTTTGGGGGGGTATCACGTTTAAAACAAATTAAGCGTATGGAAGCAGGTGTGGATGTTTTGATTGCAACTCCAGGGCGTTTGAGAGATCTTGTGCGTGAAAAATGTATTGATCTTTCTCACTCTCGTTTTTTGGTTTTGGATGAAGCAGATCGTATGCTGGATATGGGATTTATTCATGATGTTAAGCAAATTGCAAAGCTTTTGCATCAAGAACGTCAGACAGCACTTTTTTCTGCAACAATGCCAAAAGAAATTATTACATTTGCAAAGTCTTTACTCAATGATCCGGTGAAGATTGAAGTTGTTCCTCAAGGTACCACAGCTGTAGAGATTACCCAGAAGTTATATTGTGTTCCTACGTGTGAAAAAAAGAATGTTTTAAGTAAAATTTTGACAAATCCGGCTTTTAATTCGGTTATTGTTTTTACTCGAACGAAACATGGGGCTGATACTGTCACACGTCATTTAGCAAAGATAGGCTATTTAGTTGCAACAATTCATGGGAATAAATCACAAGGTGCTCGCCAATCCGCTTTAAAAGCATTTCGTGAAGGAGAGGTACGGATTCTTGTTGCAACAGATATTGCTGCACGCGGTATTGATGTACCAGGAATAAGTCACGTGATTAATTATGATTTACCAGATGAAGCTGAGAATTATGTACATCGTATCGGTCGTACTGGGCGCAACGGTGCATCTGGTGAGGCACTTACACTTTTTGATGAAAAGATAGAAAGGACTCGGTTGCGCGCTGTAGAGCGCTTGATTCGCATGAAATTAGTTCCTGAATCTGTTCCAGAACAATTTGCAGAATTTCCAGAAAAGCCGATTGTTCCCAAAAGTGAAGAGAAAGAAAACAATAAAGAACGCCGTTTAAAAAAATCTAAACGTCAGAAGCAGTATTTAGGTCGAAAAGATGATTCTGCACAATTACAGTGTAAGAATTTTTCATCTCCAAATGAGAGGCATAAAAAAGCAAAAGCGGCTGCAAAGCTTGCAAGGGCTTTTCGTTTTCGCAAGTCAGTCAAGAAAGCGGCTTAA
- a CDS encoding outer membrane protein, which yields MNTKFLTASVFSFISPSIVQAADVVVPEEPVHPVHVASETVSSPPFSWAGFYFGGQIGGFSSKASATARDVNIPLYPDEESKSKPWVPVEKQYIPELSGFIGGLYAGINFDLGNNLIVGLDTDIILTEKKDTKTKFEADKSGAGGSETEGTNPDGSDSDTEDTENGKGKKAKFSSGSGRGFLRSASKDKEEKNSLTFNHTLKQKWTGATRVRVGFSAGRVMPYIAGGVAYGQFEDILSTVITGEDPFSKTHDSTKTMMGYTLGGGIDFAMTDNLVVRAEYRYSNFGKKKFKDEIELKYKMNDFRAGIAYKF from the coding sequence ATGAATACAAAATTTCTAACAGCATCTGTTTTTTCTTTTATTTCACCTTCTATAGTACAGGCTGCCGATGTGGTGGTGCCAGAAGAGCCAGTGCATCCAGTACATGTTGCTTCAGAAACTGTTTCTTCTCCACCTTTTTCTTGGGCAGGTTTTTATTTCGGAGGTCAAATTGGTGGCTTTTCAAGTAAAGCTTCTGCAACAGCGCGTGATGTTAATATTCCTCTCTATCCTGATGAGGAGAGTAAAAGTAAGCCATGGGTCCCCGTTGAAAAACAGTATATACCTGAACTTTCTGGGTTTATAGGTGGTTTATATGCAGGTATTAATTTTGATCTTGGTAATAATTTGATTGTTGGACTTGATACGGATATCATTTTAACGGAAAAAAAGGATACAAAAACGAAATTTGAAGCTGATAAATCAGGTGCTGGTGGATCGGAAACTGAAGGGACTAACCCTGATGGATCAGACAGTGATACCGAAGATACAGAAAATGGAAAAGGAAAAAAGGCTAAATTTTCCAGTGGATCTGGGAGAGGCTTTCTTCGATCTGCTTCAAAGGATAAAGAAGAGAAAAATAGTTTAACTTTTAATCATACTTTAAAACAAAAATGGACGGGTGCTACACGGGTACGTGTCGGGTTTTCTGCTGGTCGGGTAATGCCTTATATTGCTGGTGGTGTCGCTTATGGACAGTTTGAAGATATTTTATCGACAGTTATTACAGGAGAGGACCCCTTCAGTAAGACACATGATTCTACAAAAACGATGATGGGTTATACGCTTGGTGGTGGTATTGATTTTGCGATGACAGATAATCTTGTTGTACGTGCAGAATATCGTTACTCGAATTTTGGTAAAAAGAAATTTAAAGACGAGATTGAACTTAAGTATAAGATGAATGATTTCCGTGCAGGAATAGCTTATAAATTTTAG
- the ybaL gene encoding YbaL family putative K(+) efflux transporter: MLHDTPLITTIVAGLCLAFLLGMIASRLRISPLVGYLLAGVIVGPNTGGFKIDSVIINQLAEIGIILLMFGVGLHFSLKDLLSVKAIAVPAAIAQMAFSTFLGLCLGLIMGWGFSGSLIFGLALSIASTVILLRALQERHLIETEKGRIAVGWLIIEDLAMVLILVLIPSLASTLNHTNKKALDPLIQWLDLSIWGVFGLTILKVIIFIALMLIIGRRVIPWLLKVSAQSGSRELFRLSVFAIALGVAFGAAHLFGVSLSLGAFFAGMVMSESELSHHAAEESLPLRDAFSVLFFVSVGMLFDPEKLLTHFFPLLTTLFIIVIGKSAVAFFIVKAFRYSNATALTIAASLAQIGEFSFILAGLSLSLGLLNNDAHDLILGGAIFSILLNPLVFIACNKIKKRLEKNSVSSQNAQTIIDIDPQDPDQDFLPMTLTNNHIVIIGYSRIGRCIALSLLNRDQPIVIVEESKRLADKAIADGFEVICGNIIQREIMNAANINHAHKVVITMRSTIEVGECIVNIRNMQKDIQIITHALSDTETAYLIDLGADVVVTDDKEIANGIIEHITEQRSVKNMHNHENL; encoded by the coding sequence ATGCTCCATGACACACCACTTATCACAACCATTGTTGCCGGTTTATGTTTAGCATTTCTTTTGGGAATGATTGCTAGCCGTTTGCGGATTTCACCTCTTGTGGGCTATTTGTTAGCTGGTGTTATTGTGGGCCCCAATACGGGCGGATTTAAAATAGATTCCGTCATTATCAATCAGCTTGCTGAAATTGGTATTATTTTGCTCATGTTTGGTGTTGGACTCCATTTTTCATTAAAGGACCTTTTATCTGTAAAAGCGATTGCTGTCCCCGCTGCTATTGCCCAAATGGCATTTTCTACTTTTCTAGGCTTATGCCTTGGTCTGATTATGGGTTGGGGCTTTAGCGGGAGCTTGATCTTCGGACTTGCTTTATCCATAGCAAGTACTGTTATCCTGTTACGTGCTTTGCAAGAGCGTCATCTTATTGAAACAGAAAAAGGCCGCATTGCTGTTGGATGGTTGATTATTGAAGATTTAGCAATGGTCCTTATACTTGTCCTCATTCCCTCTTTAGCAAGTACCCTCAACCATACAAACAAAAAAGCATTGGATCCTCTTATTCAATGGTTGGATTTAAGTATTTGGGGTGTTTTTGGTCTCACCATCCTGAAAGTCATTATATTTATCGCATTGATGCTCATCATTGGGCGACGTGTTATCCCATGGCTTTTAAAAGTGAGCGCACAATCGGGATCACGCGAATTATTCCGTCTCAGCGTCTTTGCTATTGCCCTAGGCGTAGCATTTGGAGCCGCTCATTTATTTGGTGTTTCTCTTTCTCTTGGTGCTTTTTTTGCCGGTATGGTTATGAGCGAATCAGAATTAAGTCACCATGCTGCTGAAGAATCTTTACCCTTGCGCGATGCCTTTTCTGTTCTCTTTTTTGTTTCTGTAGGCATGCTATTTGATCCAGAAAAGCTCTTAACTCATTTTTTCCCTCTCTTAACAACCTTATTTATTATCGTCATTGGAAAATCTGCTGTCGCTTTTTTCATCGTTAAAGCTTTTCGCTATTCAAACGCAACGGCTTTAACAATTGCTGCAAGCCTTGCCCAAATCGGAGAATTTTCCTTTATCCTTGCTGGTTTAAGTCTAAGTTTAGGACTTTTAAACAATGACGCCCATGATTTAATTCTTGGAGGAGCAATTTTTTCTATTTTGCTCAATCCTCTTGTTTTCATTGCCTGTAACAAAATAAAAAAACGTCTAGAAAAAAACTCTGTCTCTTCACAAAATGCCCAAACAATTATTGATATTGATCCACAAGATCCTGACCAAGATTTTTTACCAATGACCTTAACAAACAACCATATCGTCATTATTGGCTATAGTCGTATTGGTCGATGTATTGCATTATCTTTACTAAACAGAGATCAACCCATAGTAATTGTGGAAGAATCAAAACGCCTCGCTGATAAAGCAATTGCTGATGGCTTTGAGGTTATTTGTGGTAATATTATTCAACGAGAAATAATGAACGCAGCTAATATAAACCATGCACATAAAGTTGTTATTACAATGCGAAGTACCATTGAAGTCGGAGAGTGTATCGTGAATATACGTAATATGCAGAAGGATATCCAGATAATTACACATGCATTATCCGACACAGAAACAGCTTATCTCATTGATTTAGGGGCTGATGTTGTAGTAACGGATGATAAAGAAATTGCCAATGGCATTATAGAGCATATAACAGAACAAAGGTCTGTCAAGAATATGCATAATCATGAAAATTTATAA